Proteins encoded within one genomic window of Fibrobacter sp. UWB16:
- a CDS encoding type II secretion system protein, which yields MNTINSKRGITLMELMVVIAIMGVLSSVAMPKLFGFGEKAREKIDLMKLYDLRNAINIALIEDSEAMSNYSPVQSQNDSTRNSFITKLHNGLSSNGGAALFVIELRSDLSINVQGKHWKANNTYNVCEMVGTDGTFYSALKTANFDGVADIIAARLSGNSWKSSGDTYTSKEYKNAENKSDYRTAPKKKLFQSRALNIGKYEDNTRYTMNVRWTDPDDPYSVEVFLLPQDGNWETAYRSDNGTCFSTYGNRGCRKKKK from the coding sequence ATGAATACTATAAATTCAAAGAGGGGTATTACCCTTATGGAGCTTATGGTGGTTATCGCTATTATGGGCGTTCTTTCCTCCGTAGCGATGCCAAAGCTTTTCGGGTTCGGTGAAAAAGCACGTGAAAAAATCGACCTGATGAAGCTTTATGACCTCAGAAACGCTATCAACATAGCGCTCATTGAAGATAGTGAAGCCATGTCAAACTATTCTCCTGTACAATCTCAAAATGATTCAACCCGAAATAGTTTTATCACCAAACTTCACAATGGGTTATCATCAAATGGTGGTGCAGCGTTGTTTGTGATTGAATTGCGTAGCGACCTTTCAATCAATGTACAAGGTAAGCACTGGAAAGCCAATAACACGTATAACGTTTGTGAAATGGTCGGTACAGACGGAACATTCTATTCGGCTTTGAAAACCGCAAACTTTGATGGCGTTGCAGACATCATCGCCGCAAGACTTAGCGGTAATTCATGGAAATCTAGCGGAGATACTTATACTTCGAAAGAATACAAAAACGCCGAAAATAAATCGGACTACCGTACGGCTCCGAAAAAGAAGCTGTTCCAGAGTAGAGCTTTAAATATCGGAAAGTATGAGGACAATACACGTTATACAATGAATGTTCGTTGGACCGATCCAGACGATCCATATTCTGTCGAAGTGTTCTTGCTACCTCAAGATGGTAATTGGGAAACCGCCTATCGTTCCGATAATGGAACATGCTTCTCTACTTACGGTAATAGAGGTTGTCGTAAGAAGAAAAAATAA
- the thiH gene encoding 2-iminoacetate synthase ThiH — MAERKDNNYFFDSGNLSPAALERKHRIETDPSVRTDIMEYLPGMEVIQSDIRDKVLDAFESYDASKYTARDVQFALQHDTCSIEDFKALLSPAAAPFLEQMAAKAKIETGRHFGNNVYLFTPLYIANYCENYCVYCGFNCYNHIKRMQLNMEQIEHEMKVIADSGMEEVLLLTGESRAKSSVEYIGEACKLARKYFKLVGVEVYPVNVDEYKYLHECGVDYVTVFQETYDRKRYEQLHLLGHKRVFPYRFDSQERALMGGMRGCGFSALLGLSDFRRDALASALHVYYLQKKYPHAEMSLSCPRLRPIVNNEKISPLDVHEKELCQVLCAYRIFLPFVGITVSSRESKEFRNGIVKIAATKISAGVSTGIGDHESKYSGHDDGEGGDEQFEINDGRSIDKMYADMSSEGMQPVLNDYLYV, encoded by the coding sequence ATGGCCGAACGCAAAGACAACAATTACTTTTTTGATTCTGGAAATCTCTCGCCGGCGGCTCTAGAACGCAAGCACAGAATTGAAACAGATCCGTCTGTCCGTACGGACATCATGGAATACTTGCCGGGAATGGAAGTGATTCAATCCGACATTCGCGACAAGGTTCTTGACGCATTTGAAAGCTATGATGCGTCCAAGTACACCGCACGCGATGTTCAATTCGCCTTGCAGCATGACACTTGCTCTATTGAAGATTTCAAGGCTTTGCTTTCTCCTGCGGCTGCTCCGTTCCTTGAACAGATGGCAGCCAAGGCAAAGATTGAGACGGGCCGCCATTTTGGCAATAACGTCTATCTCTTTACGCCGCTCTATATTGCAAACTACTGCGAAAACTACTGCGTCTATTGCGGTTTCAACTGCTACAATCACATTAAGCGTATGCAGTTGAACATGGAACAGATTGAGCACGAGATGAAGGTCATCGCCGACAGTGGCATGGAAGAAGTCTTGTTGCTCACGGGCGAAAGCCGCGCTAAAAGCAGTGTCGAATACATCGGTGAAGCCTGCAAGCTTGCCCGCAAGTACTTCAAGCTCGTGGGTGTCGAAGTCTACCCGGTGAATGTCGACGAATACAAGTACCTGCATGAATGTGGCGTCGATTACGTAACCGTATTCCAGGAAACGTATGACCGCAAGCGTTACGAACAACTTCATTTACTCGGTCACAAGCGCGTATTCCCGTACCGCTTTGATTCTCAGGAACGCGCCCTCATGGGTGGCATGCGCGGCTGCGGATTTTCGGCACTTCTTGGACTTTCGGACTTCCGCCGTGATGCACTCGCAAGTGCTCTGCATGTTTACTACTTGCAAAAGAAGTACCCGCATGCCGAAATGAGCCTCAGCTGCCCGCGTCTCCGCCCGATTGTGAACAACGAAAAAATCAGTCCGCTTGACGTTCACGAAAAGGAACTTTGTCAGGTGCTATGCGCCTACCGCATTTTCCTTCCGTTCGTGGGTATCACTGTTTCGAGCCGCGAAAGCAAGGAATTCCGCAATGGCATTGTGAAAATTGCTGCCACGAAGATTTCCGCAGGCGTCTCGACCGGCATTGGCGACCACGAAAGCAAATACAGTGGTCACGACGATGGGGAAGGTGGCGATGAACAGTTCGAAATCAATGACGGCCGCAGCATCGACAAGATGTACGCCGACATGAGCAGCGAAGGCATGCAGCCCGTGCTGAACGACTACTTGTACGTGTAA
- a CDS encoding OmpA family protein: MKKIITLGLLSSTLAFAQAGMLGGSEGLHEINAKTLGQWQVNFGASGNLTFGSWGLSRGGIYEVKGKRYAFNDADASLSGNVFVEVGVLDFIDVGMSLPLYYEHANSKWGGMANMWTTSRGDLDVFAKIGLPFASAGVYSMALMLDLYVPTGEESAGVRPRHAWYLDGSSYTHPFTADRWAFAAGLAFTFDFNKVGAPIVWNLAASYVSPASYNLTQTLVYSTGLNWNATSWMTPFVEFSGEMRLQDNGRYSFDPLVDPMLITPGFRFHLPYDIDFAFGVDFAARFFQSGFDHHADIKYGKDHTIYYQGQRGVKAKYGYTGVPLISGSALLSFKFDAAGKPVDSDGDGIPDSEDKCARTEASVKVDAEGCPIDDAKLARERAIADSLARVDTDNDGIPNISDKCPNTAAGISVDSTGCMLDFDKDGVADNLDKCPNTPAGIPVDSTGCPMDFDKDGVADYLDKCPNTQRGAEVGPNGCMLDSDKDGIADFKDKCPGTPAGHAVDSTGCLPDFDKDGVADIIDKCPNTLPGVRVDGEGCPINKKEDLDQLKKGIQFKTGSAKLTKNSYSTLNDIADLMNKIPEANLEVQGHTDNKGSDAKNQKLSESRAQAVVAYLEKRGVNSNRLRAVGYGPSKPIADNGDAAGRAQNRRVELVPFAK, from the coding sequence ATGAAAAAGATCATCACTCTAGGTTTGTTATCTAGTACTCTAGCTTTTGCACAGGCTGGAATGCTGGGTGGCTCGGAGGGCCTGCATGAAATCAATGCAAAGACCCTTGGTCAGTGGCAAGTCAACTTCGGTGCAAGCGGAAATCTTACGTTTGGCTCCTGGGGTTTGTCTCGTGGCGGTATCTATGAAGTAAAGGGGAAGAGGTACGCATTTAATGATGCTGATGCTTCTCTTTCAGGCAACGTCTTTGTAGAAGTTGGTGTCCTGGATTTCATTGATGTCGGTATGTCACTTCCGCTTTATTATGAACATGCCAATTCCAAGTGGGGTGGAATGGCAAATATGTGGACGACTAGCCGCGGTGACTTGGATGTCTTTGCAAAGATCGGTCTCCCGTTTGCATCGGCTGGCGTCTATAGCATGGCCTTGATGCTTGACCTCTATGTTCCGACGGGTGAAGAAAGCGCCGGTGTGCGTCCCCGTCATGCCTGGTATTTGGATGGTAGCAGCTATACGCATCCGTTTACTGCTGATAGGTGGGCTTTTGCTGCGGGTCTCGCATTCACGTTCGACTTCAACAAGGTTGGTGCTCCGATTGTGTGGAACTTGGCGGCAAGCTATGTTTCTCCGGCTAGCTATAACTTGACTCAGACGCTCGTCTATAGCACGGGCTTGAACTGGAACGCCACATCCTGGATGACTCCGTTTGTGGAATTCTCTGGCGAAATGCGCTTGCAGGATAACGGTCGTTACTCCTTCGACCCGCTTGTTGACCCGATGCTCATCACTCCGGGTTTCCGTTTCCACCTCCCGTATGATATTGATTTTGCTTTTGGCGTGGACTTTGCTGCCCGTTTCTTCCAGAGTGGTTTCGATCACCATGCTGATATCAAGTATGGTAAGGATCATACCATCTACTATCAGGGCCAGAGAGGTGTCAAGGCCAAGTATGGCTATACCGGCGTTCCCCTTATTTCCGGTTCTGCCCTCTTGAGCTTCAAGTTTGATGCTGCTGGTAAGCCGGTAGATTCCGATGGCGATGGCATCCCGGATAGCGAAGACAAGTGCGCTCGTACCGAAGCCAGCGTAAAGGTCGATGCTGAAGGTTGCCCGATTGATGATGCAAAACTTGCTCGTGAAAGAGCTATTGCTGACTCTCTCGCCCGTGTTGATACAGACAACGACGGTATTCCTAATATAAGCGACAAGTGCCCGAATACGGCTGCCGGTATTTCTGTGGATTCTACGGGTTGCATGCTTGACTTTGATAAGGATGGCGTTGCTGACAACCTTGACAAGTGCCCGAACACTCCGGCCGGCATTCCTGTGGATTCTACGGGTTGCCCGATGGACTTTGACAAGGATGGCGTTGCCGATTACCTCGACAAGTGCCCGAACACCCAACGCGGTGCTGAAGTTGGCCCGAACGGCTGCATGCTTGATAGCGATAAGGATGGCATAGCAGACTTTAAGGATAAGTGCCCGGGTACTCCGGCTGGCCATGCTGTAGACTCGACTGGTTGCTTGCCGGACTTCGATAAGGATGGTGTTGCCGATATTATCGACAAGTGCCCGAATACACTTCCGGGTGTCCGTGTTGATGGTGAAGGCTGCCCGATCAATAAGAAGGAAGACCTTGATCAGCTTAAGAAGGGTATTCAGTTTAAGACGGGTTCTGCAAAGCTCACCAAGAACAGCTATAGCACTCTTAACGACATTGCCGATCTTATGAACAAGATTCCGGAAGCAAATCTCGAAGTTCAGGGCCATACCGATAACAAGGGCTCTGATGCTAAGAATCAGAAGCTCTCTGAATCTCGTGCTCAGGCTGTTGTCGCTTATCTCGAAAAGCGCGGTGTGAATAGCAACCGCTTGCGTGCTGTGGGTTATGGTCCGTCCAAGCCGATCGCCGATAACGGTGATGCTGCTGGCCGTGCCCAAAACCGTCGCGTAGAACTCGTTCCTTTTGCAAAGTAA
- a CDS encoding type III pantothenate kinase, which produces MKKNLKNTLSFVVDVGNSHTVLGIYKGDKVVDHWRLTTRKETTSDEVMNRVGGLIHLSKIKLEAVTHVGLSTVVPSLERPWVKALQTLLKRPVQVVSSSNCLNCPIAYPNPSSLGADRLCNVIALKERGYNDAIVIDMGTATTFDVMKDGGFAGGIIVPGISASLDVLTQKAARLLPVSIEWPKHLIANNTDDAIRAGLLFGFMAELETLVAKIKQEMGKKDVPVFATGGWGRTIASHTKIIDTYDPYLTLDGIRLVALHGDSAAEVIDKDAEE; this is translated from the coding sequence ATGAAAAAGAATTTAAAGAATACTTTGTCGTTTGTGGTCGATGTGGGTAACTCGCACACCGTTCTTGGAATTTACAAGGGCGACAAAGTTGTAGATCATTGGAGGCTTACAACCCGCAAGGAAACAACTTCGGACGAAGTGATGAATCGTGTGGGTGGCCTTATCCATCTTTCAAAAATCAAACTTGAAGCTGTAACGCATGTTGGCCTTTCGACGGTTGTGCCGTCTTTGGAACGCCCGTGGGTCAAGGCTTTGCAGACGCTTTTAAAACGCCCGGTGCAGGTGGTGAGTTCATCAAACTGCCTCAATTGCCCGATTGCTTACCCGAACCCGAGTTCGCTTGGTGCAGACCGTCTTTGCAATGTGATTGCGCTTAAGGAACGCGGCTACAACGATGCCATTGTTATTGACATGGGGACTGCTACGACTTTTGATGTCATGAAGGATGGCGGCTTTGCTGGTGGTATCATCGTTCCTGGCATTAGTGCTAGTCTCGATGTGCTTACGCAAAAAGCGGCTCGTCTTTTGCCGGTAAGTATCGAATGGCCCAAGCATTTAATTGCGAACAATACCGATGATGCTATCCGCGCGGGTCTTCTGTTTGGCTTTATGGCTGAACTGGAAACGCTTGTTGCTAAAATCAAACAGGAAATGGGTAAGAAAGATGTTCCTGTTTTTGCAACTGGTGGCTGGGGCCGCACAATTGCAAGCCATACCAAAATCATAGACACTTACGATCCGTATCTGACGCTTGACGGTATTCGTTTGGTGGCTCTTCACGGGGATTCAGCGGCAGAAGTTATCGACAAGGACGCCGAAGAATAA
- the thiE gene encoding thiamine phosphate synthase, which translates to MKNLDTTLYFITDSTSVPSERFLPTVEAACKGGATLIQLREKNRSTREYMELATATHEITKRYNVPLIIDDRVDVALAIDAEGVHVGQTDMPVKIARQLMGADKIIGATTKTVPQALEAYEQGADYLGVGAIYPTTTKVVTILTSVDTLKAIVKAVPIKVNAIGGLNKDNIDVLKGSGISGICAVSAIMKSADPEKATRELKQAFLNLNK; encoded by the coding sequence ATGAAAAATCTTGATACAACGCTCTACTTCATTACCGATAGCACTAGTGTGCCTTCTGAACGTTTTTTGCCAACTGTTGAAGCCGCTTGCAAAGGTGGAGCGACGCTCATTCAACTTCGTGAAAAAAATCGCTCGACTCGTGAATATATGGAACTTGCAACTGCGACTCACGAAATTACCAAGCGTTATAATGTCCCGCTGATTATCGATGACCGCGTTGATGTGGCTCTTGCTATTGATGCAGAAGGTGTACACGTGGGGCAAACAGACATGCCTGTGAAAATCGCACGTCAGTTGATGGGTGCAGATAAAATAATTGGCGCAACGACGAAGACTGTTCCTCAGGCTTTGGAGGCTTACGAACAGGGGGCCGATTATCTTGGTGTTGGGGCTATCTATCCGACAACGACTAAAGTTGTCACTATCCTCACGAGTGTCGATACGCTCAAAGCTATCGTGAAGGCGGTGCCGATTAAGGTGAATGCCATTGGCGGGCTCAATAAGGACAATATCGATGTGCTTAAGGGTTCTGGCATTTCAGGAATTTGTGCCGTTTCTGCTATCATGAAATCCGCAGACCCGGAAAAAGCAACACGAGAATTGAAGCAAGCGTTTTTGAATTTGAATAAATAA
- a CDS encoding polysaccharide biosynthesis tyrosine autokinase, with product MAEKEEKKVVSQATIQLPPDNNTITLLEAMQILWEKKFTLLLFILVGGLVGFSIANWLRPQYTSDILLQIDAKGGNATKAMGEMGSILDVASPADAEIELIKSRMVLSYVVEAERLCFNATPVGAVDRFTHKEGRMDLDSLYIPTLARAEKWMARAVDENTYEVISPEEQVILEGKVGELYKAPYAGDTLDIHVSKMLAQPGQEFVLSQSGMLGAIAALKGGLKVAEKGKKSGIIEASFNHRYPDRAASILNTVAKTYLRQNVEMRSAEAAKTLEFLEKQLPGVKAKLDSVEKILADYRYSIGSVDMTGETHAHLNKESEIQRQILDLEQQKQAAMRLFKEEHPSVQTLIRQQNRLRAELAKLKKTAEKMPLTQQEVARLKEDVAVNNEIYTTMLNNIQQLRVVRAGEVGNVRIVDFAQINGAPSKPKKMNIIICSVAASFMLGVLLVFLLRMMHNGVRSVTEIERETNTSVLAKVPQYPDTGLNLKFRKTRKTHVQTDPDDPLSESIRSILTAIDFSFNMNKEHQVIMVSGITPGVGKSFISTNLAATFAMVGKKTLFIDADMRKATCRFTKVGLADVLMGKVAFENAKISSPNLPNLDILESGKFTLSAFELLRGDMLKKLIDEIRPQYDAIIIDTPPTNLVTDAYMICPLIDFALVVLHYGRHSMDSIKESLHTLERYCDKPKAFVLNHCEHRHGYGYGYGYGYGYGYGYYGSKSKKHKN from the coding sequence ATGGCTGAAAAAGAAGAAAAAAAAGTTGTTAGCCAAGCTACAATTCAGTTGCCTCCAGACAACAATACAATTACGTTGCTTGAAGCAATGCAAATCCTTTGGGAAAAGAAATTCACGTTATTGCTGTTCATTCTGGTGGGCGGCCTTGTCGGATTTTCGATTGCAAACTGGCTACGTCCGCAGTACACTAGCGACATCTTGTTGCAAATCGACGCGAAGGGTGGTAACGCGACGAAGGCTATGGGTGAGATGGGCTCCATCCTTGATGTGGCAAGCCCGGCCGATGCTGAAATCGAACTTATCAAGAGCCGCATGGTGTTGAGCTATGTGGTTGAAGCCGAACGCCTTTGCTTCAATGCAACGCCTGTTGGTGCCGTTGACCGCTTTACGCACAAAGAGGGGCGCATGGACTTGGATTCCCTCTATATTCCTACGCTCGCTCGTGCAGAAAAGTGGATGGCTAGAGCCGTCGATGAAAATACATACGAAGTCATTTCGCCTGAAGAACAGGTCATCTTGGAAGGTAAAGTCGGTGAATTGTACAAGGCTCCCTACGCTGGCGATACTCTCGATATTCATGTTTCAAAGATGCTTGCTCAGCCGGGGCAGGAATTTGTTCTTTCTCAATCGGGTATGCTTGGTGCTATTGCCGCATTGAAGGGTGGACTTAAAGTTGCCGAAAAGGGCAAGAAAAGTGGCATTATCGAGGCTAGCTTCAACCATCGCTATCCTGATAGGGCTGCATCGATCTTGAATACGGTGGCAAAGACATACTTGCGTCAAAACGTTGAAATGCGCAGCGCCGAAGCCGCTAAGACTCTCGAATTCTTGGAAAAGCAGCTCCCTGGTGTGAAGGCTAAACTTGACAGTGTCGAAAAGATTTTAGCCGATTACCGTTACAGCATCGGGTCTGTGGACATGACGGGCGAAACGCACGCTCACTTGAACAAGGAAAGTGAAATCCAGAGACAAATTTTGGATTTGGAACAGCAGAAACAAGCTGCCATGCGTTTGTTTAAGGAAGAACATCCGAGCGTTCAGACGCTCATTCGTCAGCAGAATCGTTTGAGGGCTGAACTTGCCAAGTTGAAAAAAACAGCTGAAAAAATGCCTTTGACGCAACAGGAAGTCGCTCGTTTGAAGGAAGATGTGGCGGTCAATAATGAAATTTATACGACTATGTTGAATAACATTCAGCAGTTGCGTGTTGTGCGTGCTGGTGAAGTAGGCAATGTCCGTATAGTTGACTTCGCGCAGATTAACGGAGCTCCGAGCAAGCCGAAGAAAATGAACATCATTATCTGCTCTGTGGCTGCTTCGTTTATGCTTGGAGTACTCTTGGTATTCCTCTTGCGTATGATGCATAACGGTGTTCGCAGTGTTACGGAAATTGAACGTGAAACGAATACAAGCGTGCTTGCAAAGGTTCCTCAATATCCTGATACCGGCTTGAACTTGAAATTTAGAAAGACAAGAAAAACTCATGTCCAAACAGATCCTGATGATCCTCTTAGCGAATCGATTCGTTCGATTCTTACGGCGATTGATTTCTCTTTCAATATGAATAAGGAACATCAGGTGATTATGGTTTCTGGTATTACGCCTGGTGTCGGTAAGAGCTTTATCTCGACGAACCTCGCTGCTACTTTTGCGATGGTCGGTAAGAAGACCTTGTTTATTGATGCTGATATGAGAAAAGCCACGTGCCGCTTTACGAAGGTTGGCCTTGCCGATGTTCTTATGGGTAAGGTCGCTTTTGAAAATGCTAAAATCTCGAGTCCGAACCTTCCGAATCTTGATATCTTGGAATCTGGCAAGTTTACGCTTTCTGCATTTGAACTATTGCGTGGTGACATGCTTAAGAAGTTGATTGACGAAATTCGTCCGCAGTACGATGCAATTATTATTGATACTCCGCCGACGAATTTGGTGACTGATGCATACATGATTTGCCCGTTGATCGATTTTGCACTCGTTGTGTTGCATTATGGTCGCCATTCTATGGATTCTATTAAGGAATCCTTACATACCTTGGAACGCTATTGTGATAAACCCAAGGCTTTTGTGTTGAACCATTGCGAACACAGACACGGTTACGGTTACGGTTACGGTTACGGTTACGGTTACGGTTACGGTTACTACGGTAGCAAATCTAAAAAGCATAAAAATTAG
- a CDS encoding DegT/DnrJ/EryC1/StrS aminotransferase family protein, with protein sequence MTRFENKVWLSSPTMHGDEIKYVTEAYETNWMSTVGKNINEVERLVAEKVGCKYAVALSAGTAALHLCTKLAGEALYGMSKTGEGSLRGHKVFCSDMTFDATVNPVAYENGEAVFIDTERETWNMDPVALEKAFEIYPNVRLVVVAHLYGTPGKVDELRSVCKKHGALMIEDAAESFGATYKGVQTGMFGDYSAISFNGNKIITGSSGGMFLTDSKDDADKVRKWSTQSREAASWYQHEEVGYNYRMSNVIAGVVRGQMPYLEEHIAQKKAIYERYREGLRGLPVQMNPFDEKNSEPNYWLSCLIIDKDAMCKQVRGETDCLYIHEKGKSCPTEILEKIAEINAEGRPIWKPMHMQPIYRMNPFITVQGNGRARTNAYIAGGCEDVGADIFERGLCLPSDNKMTPEQQDIIIQTIRNCFT encoded by the coding sequence ATGACTCGATTTGAAAATAAGGTTTGGCTTAGCAGCCCGACGATGCATGGCGATGAAATCAAGTACGTGACCGAAGCGTACGAAACCAACTGGATGAGTACTGTTGGTAAAAACATCAATGAAGTTGAACGTCTTGTTGCCGAAAAGGTTGGCTGTAAGTATGCTGTTGCTCTTAGCGCAGGTACTGCCGCGCTCCACCTTTGCACCAAACTTGCTGGTGAAGCCCTTTATGGAATGTCCAAGACGGGCGAGGGGTCTTTACGCGGACACAAGGTCTTTTGTAGTGACATGACCTTTGATGCGACTGTCAATCCTGTTGCATACGAAAATGGTGAAGCCGTTTTTATTGATACGGAGCGAGAGACCTGGAATATGGATCCTGTGGCTCTGGAAAAGGCTTTTGAAATTTATCCCAATGTTCGCCTTGTGGTCGTGGCTCATTTGTACGGCACACCGGGCAAGGTAGATGAACTCCGTTCTGTTTGCAAAAAGCATGGCGCACTGATGATCGAGGATGCCGCAGAAAGTTTTGGCGCTACATATAAAGGCGTACAAACCGGCATGTTTGGCGATTATAGCGCTATCAGCTTTAATGGAAATAAGATTATTACTGGTTCAAGTGGTGGCATGTTCCTTACGGATAGCAAGGATGATGCAGACAAAGTTCGCAAGTGGAGTACGCAATCCCGTGAAGCAGCCTCTTGGTACCAGCATGAAGAAGTTGGCTACAATTACCGCATGAGCAATGTGATTGCAGGTGTTGTGCGTGGACAGATGCCTTATCTTGAAGAGCATATTGCCCAGAAAAAGGCTATTTACGAACGTTACCGTGAGGGGCTTCGTGGGCTTCCTGTGCAGATGAATCCGTTTGACGAAAAGAATAGCGAACCGAACTATTGGCTGAGTTGCCTGATTATTGACAAGGACGCCATGTGCAAACAGGTCCGCGGTGAAACGGATTGTCTTTATATTCATGAAAAGGGCAAGAGCTGCCCGACTGAAATCCTCGAAAAGATTGCTGAGATTAATGCCGAAGGACGCCCAATCTGGAAGCCGATGCATATGCAACCGATTTACCGCATGAATCCGTTTATCACGGTTCAAGGCAACGGCCGTGCTCGTACGAATGCTTATATTGCAGGTGGATGCGAAGACGTTGGTGCTGATATTTTTGAACGTGGCCTTTGCTTGCCGAGTGACAACAAGATGACACCCGAACAGCAGGACATTATTATTCAAACAATTCGTAATTGCTTTACTTAA
- a CDS encoding nucleoside-diphosphate sugar epimerase/dehydratase, translated as MVRGKLYWEFGLVQALMASFGVCLFRYMFRNAFISIINTGHREAMKKRTMIIGAGNATKLLLDEIKNSTKDAEKGLSTSEAAKINPVCLIDDDRFKIGKPFEGVLVAGTTSDIPKIAKQENIEQILFSIPSCPPKDRQVIMDLCGKTGLPVKVLPFVGTLLDSSNVGDGSTNFATQIRDIKVEDLLGRDPIKFDNKDIRAYIENKVCMVTGGGGSIGSELVRQIAKYNPKQIIIVDIYENNAYDIQQELVMEYGKSLNLVTLIASVRDYFRMNQIFKTYNPEVIFHAAAHKHVPLMENNPMEAIKNNVIGTFNVATLAMFNNVKKFVMISTDKAVNPTNVMGASKRCCEMIVRFMSMQKDSNTEFVVTRFGNVLGSNGSVIPLFKRQIEQGKPVTVTHPEIIRYFMTIPEAVSLVLEAASIAHGGEIFVLDMGMPVKIVTLAENLIRMYGKVPYKDVPIKFTGLRPGEKIKEELLMNEEGLKKTKNKLIFIGKQIDIDTSKFINELWKLKSAASENDVEIAIRALHEIVPTFTTPEKFNSAILKKSEPVEQKS; from the coding sequence TTGGTTCGTGGAAAGCTTTATTGGGAATTTGGCCTTGTCCAAGCTTTGATGGCGAGTTTTGGCGTGTGTCTTTTCCGCTACATGTTCCGTAATGCCTTTATTTCGATTATTAACACGGGTCACCGTGAAGCGATGAAAAAGCGCACCATGATTATCGGTGCCGGTAATGCGACTAAGCTTTTGCTCGATGAAATCAAGAACAGCACCAAGGATGCGGAAAAGGGGCTTTCTACTTCGGAAGCTGCAAAAATCAATCCTGTTTGCCTCATTGATGATGACCGCTTTAAAATCGGGAAACCGTTCGAAGGGGTTCTTGTTGCAGGCACGACAAGTGACATTCCTAAAATTGCAAAGCAAGAAAATATTGAGCAGATTCTTTTTTCGATTCCGAGTTGCCCTCCCAAAGACCGTCAAGTCATCATGGACTTGTGTGGTAAGACCGGACTTCCGGTGAAGGTTCTTCCTTTTGTTGGTACTCTTTTGGATTCTTCCAATGTTGGCGATGGCTCGACTAATTTTGCAACGCAAATCCGTGATATCAAGGTCGAAGATTTACTTGGTCGCGATCCTATCAAGTTCGATAACAAGGACATCCGTGCCTATATCGAAAACAAAGTTTGTATGGTGACTGGCGGTGGTGGTAGTATCGGTAGTGAACTTGTTCGTCAGATTGCAAAGTATAATCCTAAACAAATTATTATTGTCGATATTTACGAAAATAACGCTTACGATATCCAGCAAGAACTGGTGATGGAATACGGAAAGTCTTTGAACCTTGTGACTCTTATCGCAAGTGTCCGTGACTATTTCCGCATGAACCAAATTTTCAAGACCTACAATCCTGAAGTGATTTTCCATGCTGCCGCTCATAAGCATGTGCCACTGATGGAAAACAATCCGATGGAAGCGATTAAGAACAACGTTATTGGTACGTTTAACGTTGCGACGCTTGCCATGTTCAACAATGTGAAAAAGTTTGTGATGATCAGTACCGACAAGGCGGTGAACCCGACAAATGTCATGGGAGCTTCCAAGCGCTGCTGCGAAATGATTGTCCGCTTTATGTCCATGCAGAAGGATAGTAATACGGAATTTGTTGTGACTCGCTTTGGCAATGTGCTTGGTTCAAATGGTAGCGTGATTCCTCTTTTCAAACGCCAGATTGAACAGGGCAAGCCTGTGACGGTTACACACCCGGAAATCATTCGTTACTTCATGACGATTCCTGAAGCTGTGAGCCTTGTGCTCGAAGCGGCTAGTATCGCTCATGGTGGTGAAATCTTTGTGCTCGATATGGGCATGCCGGTAAAGATTGTGACGCTTGCAGAAAACTTGATCCGTATGTATGGAAAGGTTCCGTACAAGGATGTTCCGATCAAGTTCACGGGGCTCCGTCCTGGGGAAAAGATTAAGGAAGAGCTCCTGATGAACGAAGAAGGTTTGAAGAAGACAAAGAACAAGCTTATCTTCATTGGCAAGCAAATCGATATTGATACTTCTAAGTTCATCAATGAACTGTGGAAGCTTAAGAGCGCGGCTTCAGAAAACGATGTTGAAATCGCTATTCGCGCTTTGCACGAAATTGTCCCGACGTTCACGACTCCTGAAAAGTTCAACAGTGCAATTTTAAAGAAGTCTGAACCCGTGGAACAAAAGTCTTAA